The following proteins are co-located in the Dromiciops gliroides isolate mDroGli1 chromosome 2, mDroGli1.pri, whole genome shotgun sequence genome:
- the LOC122738113 gene encoding pancreatic triacylglycerol lipase-like has protein sequence MLLIWTISLLLGTVAGKEVCFSRLGCFTDDKPWTGIIQRPLKLLPWSPKDINTRFLLYTNENPNNYQIISTEDLETIKSSNFNKNRKTRFIIHGYIDKGEENWLSNMCRNFFQVEEVNCICVDWRKGSRTEYTQASHNIRVVGAEVAYLVDALKNKFEYSLDDVHIIGHSLGSHAAGEAGRRSNGLIGRITGLDPAEPCFEGTPEEVRLDASDAKFVDVIHTDIAPIIPNMGFGTSQIVGHLDFFPNGGKHMPGCEKNMISQIVDINGIWEGTRDFVACNHLRSYKYYSDSILNPDGFSAFPCDSYKVFEANKCFPCPSEGCPQMGHYADRFAGKTKAVGQVFYLNTGDSSDFARWRYKVTVTLSGTKVSGRVVVSLFGSNGNSKQYDIFKGSLKPGSTHSNEFDSDFNVGTLERVKFLWDNNVINLTRPRLGASMITVETSDGETYNFCSKETVREEVLQTLNAC, from the exons aTGCTGCTTATTTGGACAATCTCACTGCTATTGGGCACAGTGGCAG GAAAAGAAGTTTGCTTTTCCAGACTTGGATGCTTTACAGATGACAAACCATGGACTGGTATTATACAAAGACCCCTTAAGTTGCTTCCCTGGTCTCCAAAAGATATCAATACCCGTTTTCTTCTGTATACCAATGAAAACCCAAACAACTACCAA ataATTTCTACAGAAGATTTGGAAACTATCAAAAGCTCTAATTTCAACAAGAATAGAAAAACTCGATTTATTATTCATGGCTACATAGACAAAGGTGAAGAAAACTGGCTGTCAAACATGTGCAGG AATTTCTTTCAAGTAGAAGAGGTAAACTGTATCTGTGTGGACTGGAGAAAGGGTTCACGGACTGAATATACTCAAGCCTCACACAATATTCGAGTGGTAGGGGCTGAAGTAGCCTATCTTGTGGATGCCCTTAAG AACAAGTTTGAATACTCTCTTGATGATGTCCACATCATTGGCCACAGTCTGGGATCCCATGCTGCTGGAGAGGCTGGGAGAAGGTCAAATGGCCTCATTGGACGAATCACTG GGTTGGATCCTGCTGAGCCTTGCTTTGAAGGTACTCCCGAAGAAGTCCGATTGGATGCCAGTGATGCCAAATTTGTTGATGTCATTCACACAGATATTGCTCCTATCATTCCTAATATGG GCTTTGGAACGAGTCAAATTGTGGGACACCTTGATTTCTTCCCAAATGGAGGAAAGCATATGCCTGGATGTGAGAAGAATATGATTTCACAGATTGTAGATATAAATGGAATCTGGGAAG GAACTCGAGATTTTGTGGCATGTAATCATCTGCGaagttataagtattattcaGATAGTATCCTAAACCCAGATGGCTTTTCTGCATTCCCTTGTGATTCCTACAAAGTTTTTGAGGCG aacAAGTGCTTCCCTTGTCCATCTGAAGGATGTCCACAGATGGGCCACTATGCTGACAGATTTGCTGGTAAAACAAAGGCAGTGGGACAGGTTTTTTATCTCAACACTGGGGACAGCAGTGATTTTGCTC GCTGGAGGTATAAGGTAACTGTCACATTGTCTGGAACCAAGGTTTCTGGAAGAGTAGTAGTTTCTTTGTTTGGAAGTAATGGAAatagcaagcaatatgatattttCAA GGGTTCTCTGAAACCAGGTTCTACTCATTCTAATGAGTTTGATTCAGATTTCAATGTTGGAACACTTGAGAGAGTTAAATTTCTTTGGGACAACAATGTGATTAATCTAACTCGGCCCAGGTTAGGAGCATCAATGATCACCGTAGAAACTTCAGACGGAGAAAC gtACAACTTCTGTAGCAAAGAAACTGTAAGAGAAGAAGTTCTGCAAACTCTCAATGCTTGCTAA